One window from the genome of Streptomyces sp. NBC_00287 encodes:
- a CDS encoding ABC transporter substrate-binding protein has product MNHPTHRTRTVLAAALTALLLAGTGCSSKADGDSAADGADGVKAGPGVTDKTIKLGALTDLTGPYATLGKSIVQAQQMWADETNAKGGICGRKVEIVVKDHGYDVQKAVTAYADIAPDVVALPQVIGSPVVAALLDDIERDEVLTFPQAWAASLLGKDSVQVLGTTYDVDMIAAVDFLTRTKGLAKGDTIGHVYFEGDYGANALEGSEWAAKKAGLKVVGQKIKATDTDLSAQVSALRKAGVKAILISAGPAQTASLVGVAASRGLQVPVVSSAPGYAPQLMKTPAAAALEAMLHVVSAAPAVSADVPGVKKMVASYQKKYPGALVDSGVLSGYNAAQLMGADLKKACEGGSLARADVVAAHRSQKNADAGLGTAQDFSDVAQPASRSTYVLKPDAKAVGAMVNVEEAHEAPGVEEYLASKGS; this is encoded by the coding sequence GTGAATCACCCTACGCACCGCACCAGGACGGTTCTGGCCGCCGCCCTGACGGCCCTGCTCCTCGCGGGCACCGGCTGTAGCTCCAAGGCGGACGGCGACAGCGCCGCGGACGGCGCCGACGGCGTCAAGGCCGGGCCCGGGGTCACCGACAAGACCATCAAGCTGGGCGCCCTGACGGATCTGACCGGCCCCTACGCCACCCTCGGCAAGTCCATCGTGCAGGCCCAGCAGATGTGGGCCGACGAGACCAACGCCAAGGGCGGCATCTGCGGCCGCAAGGTCGAGATCGTCGTCAAGGACCACGGCTACGACGTGCAGAAGGCGGTCACCGCCTACGCCGACATAGCCCCGGACGTGGTGGCGCTGCCCCAGGTCATCGGATCGCCGGTGGTCGCGGCCCTGCTCGACGACATCGAACGGGACGAGGTGCTCACCTTCCCGCAGGCCTGGGCTGCCTCCCTGCTCGGCAAGGACTCCGTGCAGGTGCTCGGCACCACCTACGACGTCGACATGATCGCCGCCGTCGACTTCCTCACCCGCACCAAGGGCCTGGCCAAGGGCGACACCATCGGCCATGTCTACTTCGAGGGCGACTACGGGGCGAACGCCCTCGAAGGCTCCGAATGGGCCGCGAAGAAGGCCGGGTTGAAGGTCGTGGGCCAGAAGATCAAGGCCACCGACACCGACCTGTCCGCCCAGGTCTCGGCGCTGCGCAAGGCGGGCGTCAAGGCGATCCTGATCAGCGCCGGACCCGCCCAGACCGCCTCGCTGGTCGGCGTCGCCGCCTCCCGCGGGCTGCAGGTCCCCGTCGTCAGCAGCGCCCCCGGCTACGCCCCGCAGCTGATGAAGACGCCCGCGGCGGCCGCCCTGGAGGCCATGCTGCACGTGGTGAGCGCGGCCCCGGCCGTCAGTGCTGACGTGCCCGGCGTGAAGAAGATGGTCGCCTCCTACCAGAAGAAGTACCCGGGCGCGCTGGTCGACTCCGGGGTGCTCTCCGGCTACAACGCCGCCCAACTGATGGGCGCCGACCTGAAGAAGGCCTGCGAGGGGGGCAGCCTCGCCCGGGCGGACGTGGTCGCCGCGCACCGCTCGCAGAAGAACGCCGACGCCGGACTCGGCACCGCGCAGGACTTCTCCGACGTGGCGCAGCCGGCGAGCCGCTCCACCTATGTGCTCAAGCCCGACGCCAAGGCGGTCGGCGCCATGGTGAACGTCGAGGAGGCGCACGAGGCGCCCGGAGTGGAGGAGTACCTGGCCTCGAAGGGTTCCTGA
- a CDS encoding nuclease, producing MPMLLIQGFYDIKGSQPDGDTVHFTAADPTQWSLVGGGLGRAVEHSAVGRAKLRLDAVDTLETHYGPSRVHQPLQFAHAARDELLRWLGFTDVQRRPDETVTATTPETVPGFVLTRGADVHGRCIALAGRGTAPGTSGLEIDVDEAVLRTTVNHHLLTQGLAYPTFYRTLFTSLRVELATVSKQARDEGRGLWPSDATLSGAKITGLASLTDDVVIVPKLFRRLVDYLRLGMPMSCSPAFLAGVGDRYSVLSTGERCVGLHRVVELTNGQTIRMTHPPEDLLFEDA from the coding sequence ATGCCCATGCTTCTGATCCAGGGGTTCTACGACATCAAGGGCTCGCAGCCGGACGGGGACACGGTGCATTTCACGGCCGCCGACCCGACGCAGTGGAGCCTTGTCGGCGGTGGGCTCGGGCGCGCCGTCGAGCACAGCGCGGTGGGCCGCGCGAAGCTGCGGCTGGACGCGGTCGACACACTGGAGACGCACTACGGCCCGAGCCGGGTCCACCAGCCGCTCCAGTTCGCCCATGCCGCGCGTGACGAGCTGTTGCGCTGGCTGGGCTTCACCGACGTCCAGCGCCGCCCCGACGAGACCGTGACCGCGACCACCCCGGAGACGGTCCCCGGCTTTGTGCTCACCCGTGGTGCCGATGTCCACGGCCGCTGCATCGCCCTCGCGGGACGCGGAACGGCCCCCGGCACGAGCGGCCTGGAGATCGACGTCGACGAAGCCGTACTGCGTACGACCGTCAACCACCATCTGCTCACCCAGGGCCTGGCGTACCCGACCTTCTACCGCACCCTGTTCACCAGCCTGCGGGTCGAGCTGGCCACGGTGTCGAAGCAGGCCCGGGACGAGGGCCGGGGCCTGTGGCCGAGCGACGCCACTCTGAGCGGCGCGAAAATCACCGGACTGGCCTCCCTGACGGACGACGTCGTGATCGTGCCGAAGCTGTTCCGCCGGCTGGTCGACTACCTCCGCCTCGGTATGCCGATGTCCTGCTCTCCGGCCTTCCTGGCCGGCGTCGGGGACCGGTACTCGGTCCTGTCCACCGGTGAGCGGTGCGTGGGCCTGCATCGTGTCGTGGAGCTCACCAACGGCCAGACCATCCGCATGACGCATCCCCCCGAGGACCTGCTCTTCGAGGACGCCTGA
- a CDS encoding M23 family metallopeptidase, which produces MVAVSNVRFGKKNDDVRIVQQALIKRGHRIDEVTGYFGRQTKEAYEAEQRKQGFKGTDADGIPGPTSLANLGRITGLFRVDGEPTRRGKGKVASPVPGRKVTFGFFQRGPYAWKPDGFGRHTGQDFAAPSGAPVVAVRGGKVAWSNGQGGAYGQWIGLAADNGHVYTYSHLSQRQVRAGQRVSAGQQLGRVGSTGNSSGPHLHFEMSKGGSWSYGSVAKPTW; this is translated from the coding sequence ATGGTCGCTGTGTCCAACGTCCGGTTCGGCAAGAAGAACGACGACGTGCGCATCGTGCAGCAGGCCCTCATCAAGCGGGGCCACCGGATCGACGAGGTGACCGGCTACTTCGGCCGCCAGACCAAGGAGGCGTACGAGGCGGAGCAACGCAAGCAGGGCTTCAAAGGAACCGACGCCGACGGCATACCGGGTCCCACTTCCCTGGCCAACCTCGGCCGTATCACCGGCCTGTTCCGCGTCGACGGCGAGCCGACGCGTCGCGGCAAGGGCAAGGTCGCCTCACCTGTGCCGGGCCGCAAGGTCACCTTCGGGTTCTTCCAACGCGGCCCCTACGCCTGGAAGCCCGACGGCTTCGGCCGGCACACCGGCCAAGACTTCGCCGCCCCCTCCGGTGCCCCCGTGGTCGCCGTACGCGGCGGGAAGGTCGCCTGGTCGAACGGCCAGGGCGGCGCGTACGGCCAGTGGATCGGCCTCGCCGCGGACAACGGCCATGTCTACACCTACAGTCACCTCTCGCAACGCCAGGTGAGGGCTGGTCAGCGAGTCTCCGCCGGTCAGCAGCTCGGCAGGGTCGGCAGCACGGGCAATTCCAGCGGGCCGCACCTGCACTTCGAGATGTCGAAGGGCGGCTCCTGGTCCTACGGCAGTGTCGCGAAGCCCACTTGGTGA
- a CDS encoding peptidoglycan-binding protein: protein MVALSNVQLSNVRFGKRNEDVRIVQQALIKRGREIPDGATGLFGEQTKNAYQAEQLAQGFQGTDADGIPGPTSLAELGRRSGLFRLDDGSVPSGGAGKLTLAQVTFRDPDDDSGEAAMRAYARKACELTGMEPEFGVPALSTIAKRESASNHPRFRVNTTDMNATGRKAADGHPLNCSRGATQCIPATFATYHQAGTATTPYDVVACMCATVNYVRHRYRVNESGSNFAARVQQADPRRAPHWY from the coding sequence ATGGTCGCTTTGTCCAACGTCCAGTTGTCCAACGTCCGGTTCGGTAAACGGAACGAGGACGTACGCATCGTGCAGCAGGCGCTCATCAAGCGGGGCCGTGAGATCCCCGACGGCGCCACCGGCCTGTTCGGTGAGCAGACCAAGAACGCCTACCAGGCCGAGCAACTTGCCCAGGGTTTCCAGGGAACCGACGCCGACGGCATACCGGGCCCCACCTCCCTGGCCGAACTCGGCCGCCGCAGCGGCCTGTTCCGCCTCGACGACGGGTCCGTGCCGTCGGGCGGCGCGGGAAAGCTCACCCTCGCACAGGTCACCTTCCGTGATCCCGACGACGATTCCGGTGAGGCGGCCATGCGGGCCTATGCCCGCAAGGCGTGCGAACTGACCGGCATGGAACCGGAGTTCGGCGTCCCGGCGCTGTCCACCATCGCCAAGCGCGAGTCCGCCTCGAACCACCCCAGATTCCGGGTGAACACGACGGACATGAACGCGACTGGCCGGAAGGCCGCCGACGGGCACCCTCTCAACTGCTCCCGGGGTGCCACGCAGTGCATTCCGGCCACGTTCGCCACCTACCACCAGGCGGGCACCGCCACCACACCGTACGACGTGGTCGCCTGTATGTGCGCCACGGTCAACTACGTGCGCCACCGCTATCGCGTGAACGAGTCCGGCTCGAACTTCGCCGCCCGCGTCCAGCAGGCCGATCCGCGCCGGGCGCCCCACTGGTATTAG
- a CDS encoding AfsR/SARP family transcriptional regulator, translating to MLGQFRLELGAEPVELCRNGQRLLAFMALRGRVSRTVLAGTLWPEVTEGHARGSLRTTLWKLPRAEPPLVGCCGDALLFAPALRVDVHALTRTALGFVEGCGLPLDVRPPLGLLTGDLLPGWDEDWVVMERERLRQLRLHALDALAEALVRQGRPALAMEAAWASVRAEPLRESAHRAVVAAHLAEGNIGEAVRHYRAFSRLLEEELGVEPSPRFARMLPVRPGNPDRKAASCIRASATTGSASTTRSKGASTSCTWM from the coding sequence TTGCTCGGCCAGTTCCGTCTGGAGCTGGGCGCCGAGCCCGTGGAACTGTGCCGTAACGGCCAGCGGTTGCTGGCCTTCATGGCGCTGCGGGGGCGGGTGTCCCGAACGGTTCTCGCCGGCACCCTGTGGCCCGAGGTCACCGAGGGGCACGCCAGGGGCAGCCTGCGCACCACCCTGTGGAAGCTCCCGCGCGCCGAGCCGCCCCTCGTCGGCTGCTGCGGGGACGCTCTGCTGTTCGCCCCGGCCCTGCGGGTGGACGTGCACGCCCTCACCCGGACCGCCCTCGGGTTTGTGGAAGGCTGCGGCCTGCCGCTCGACGTCCGCCCGCCGCTCGGCCTGCTGACGGGAGACCTGCTGCCCGGCTGGGACGAGGACTGGGTCGTGATGGAGCGTGAGCGGCTGCGGCAACTGCGTCTGCACGCCCTCGACGCGCTCGCCGAGGCTCTCGTACGACAGGGCAGACCGGCCCTCGCGATGGAGGCGGCGTGGGCGAGCGTCCGCGCGGAACCGCTGCGGGAGAGCGCGCACCGGGCCGTCGTGGCGGCGCATCTCGCCGAAGGCAACATCGGTGAGGCGGTGCGCCACTACAGGGCGTTCAGCCGTCTGCTGGAGGAGGAGCTGGGCGTCGAGCCCTCACCCCGGTTCGCCCGGATGCTGCCCGTGCGGCCAGGAAACCCGGACAGGAAGGCGGCATCATGCATCAGAGCGTCCGCGACTACTGGATCAGCTTCAACGACCCGCTCGAAGGGCGCGTCAACTTCATGTACCTGGATGTGA
- a CDS encoding peptidoglycan-binding domain-containing protein, with amino-acid sequence MHQSVRDYWISFNDPLEGRVNFMYLDVKGYVSTGIGNKIDQTARDNSAPTAQERADSLAAAGRLRWLVNDTGTDATSEEIAAEWDTVKSHMDLAPLGHGRFAPPLTRLHVDNDEIDRHVFEKLDEMESVLLGRTGFGEFASWPANAQLATLSMAWAMGPKFRFPKFQGHVGGRNWVGAADECHFTPDVGTIIIRNKLDRAHFLMSRDVEDQGLPLEQIALDLSDVFGVQGALLALGFTPLSQDGVDGPRTQGKVKEFQSASGLGENGAFDDPDTVAALAAQLSGLGFTVFGA; translated from the coding sequence ATGCATCAGAGCGTCCGCGACTACTGGATCAGCTTCAACGACCCGCTCGAAGGGCGCGTCAACTTCATGTACCTGGATGTGAAGGGGTACGTGAGCACCGGCATCGGCAACAAGATCGACCAGACGGCACGGGACAACTCCGCACCGACCGCGCAGGAACGCGCCGACTCGCTGGCCGCCGCGGGCAGGCTTCGCTGGCTGGTCAACGACACGGGCACGGACGCGACGTCCGAGGAGATCGCCGCCGAGTGGGACACGGTGAAGTCCCATATGGACCTCGCGCCTCTCGGGCACGGCCGGTTCGCGCCGCCGCTGACGCGTCTGCACGTCGACAATGACGAGATCGACCGGCACGTCTTCGAGAAGCTCGACGAGATGGAGTCGGTCCTCCTCGGCCGCACCGGCTTCGGGGAGTTCGCCTCCTGGCCGGCCAACGCCCAGCTGGCCACGCTCAGCATGGCCTGGGCCATGGGCCCGAAGTTCCGCTTCCCCAAGTTCCAGGGCCATGTGGGCGGCCGGAACTGGGTCGGCGCCGCCGACGAATGCCACTTCACCCCGGACGTCGGCACCATCATCATCCGCAACAAGCTCGACCGGGCCCACTTCCTGATGTCCCGTGACGTGGAGGACCAGGGCCTGCCCCTCGAGCAGATCGCGCTGGACCTCTCGGACGTGTTCGGCGTCCAGGGGGCACTGCTCGCCCTGGGCTTCACCCCGCTGTCGCAGGACGGCGTCGACGGCCCCCGCACGCAGGGCAAGGTCAAGGAGTTCCAGTCCGCAAGCGGCCTCGGCGAGAACGGCGCCTTCGACGACCCGGACACCGTGGCCGCCCTCGCCGCCCAGCTCTCGGGCCTCGGTTTCACCGTGTTCGGAGCCTGA
- a CDS encoding peptidoglycan-binding protein yields the protein MSAFTIDISGPFPPGTGATDLGGPNIGGHQPPHWYEQYGMDFGAPEGTVVRAAFDAHITRHNPHVPAEDTPKVYGAQLFMRAHNDMMGGYFTHITGVPPGLTVGSSVSRGDALGTVCRSGATATHLHWALVEIIGGAPGGQYRGVDLNEFLLGITGTDTVTPVTFAQDGTPPVPGGDVGPRVYHLGSLRGIQEGLAVLGYDPGRIDGLDGPRTQAAVSAFQGDQGLPQDGVCGGDTLLALAAALQAKGFQVDGV from the coding sequence ATGTCCGCCTTCACCATCGACATCTCCGGGCCCTTCCCGCCCGGCACCGGCGCCACCGACCTCGGCGGCCCCAACATCGGCGGCCACCAGCCGCCGCACTGGTACGAGCAGTACGGCATGGACTTCGGCGCGCCTGAGGGAACCGTGGTCCGCGCGGCCTTCGACGCGCACATCACCCGTCACAACCCGCATGTGCCGGCCGAGGACACACCCAAGGTGTACGGGGCCCAGCTGTTCATGCGGGCGCACAACGACATGATGGGCGGCTACTTCACCCACATCACCGGAGTGCCGCCCGGGCTGACCGTCGGCTCCTCGGTCAGCAGAGGCGACGCGCTGGGCACCGTCTGCCGCAGCGGCGCGACCGCCACCCATCTCCACTGGGCCCTGGTCGAGATCATCGGCGGCGCGCCGGGCGGCCAGTACCGGGGCGTCGACCTCAACGAGTTCCTGCTGGGCATCACCGGAACCGACACCGTCACCCCGGTGACCTTCGCGCAGGACGGCACACCGCCGGTGCCCGGAGGGGATGTCGGTCCCAGGGTGTACCACCTGGGCTCCCTGCGGGGCATCCAGGAGGGCCTGGCCGTGCTCGGCTACGACCCCGGCCGCATCGACGGACTCGACGGCCCGCGCACCCAGGCCGCGGTGAGCGCGTTTCAGGGGGACCAGGGTCTGCCGCAGGACGGAGTGTGCGGCGGCGACACCCTGCTCGCGCTGGCAGCCGCCCTGCAGGCGAAGGGTTTTCAGGTGGACGGAGTGTAA